The Corynebacterium halotolerans YIM 70093 = DSM 44683 region TCCGGGGCGGGCAAGTCCACCCTGCTGGCGGCGGTCGCCGGCCTGCTCGGCGACGAGGAGGACGGCGAGGCCCGCGGTTCGATCGAGGCGACCGGCACCGCCGGCATGGTCCTCCAGGATCCCGATTCCCAGGTCATCGCCTCCGGCATCGGGGACGACGTCGCCTTCGGCTGCGAGAACCTCGGCCTCCCGCGCGAGGAGATCTGGCGGCGCGTACCGGCCGCCCTGGCCATGGTCGGCCTCGACCTGCCGCTGGATCACCCGACGCGGCAGCTGTCCGGCGGGCAGAAGCAGCGCCTGGCCCTGGCCGGGGTGCTGGCCATGGGGGCGGACATCATCCTGCTCGACGAGCCGACCGCGAACCTCGATCCCGCCGGCCGCCGGGAGGTCGTCGAGGCCGTCGACCAGGCCGTCACCGAGACCGGAGCGACGCTGATCATCGCCGAACACCGCGCCCACCACTGGGTGCCGGTCGTCGACCGGCTGCTGCACCTGACCGCCGACGGCCTGGCGGACATCGGCGCCGATGAGCTGCCCACCCCGCCCGCGCTGCCGCCGGCGGTCGGCGTTCCGGCCGGCACTCCCGCGCTTCTCGACGCCCGCGAGCTGCTCACCGAGTGGGGTCCACCCCGCACGCTCACGCTGCCGGAGGGCACCTCCACCGTGATCACCGGACCCAACGGCTCCGGCAAGTCCACCCTCGCGCTGACCCTGGCGGGTCTGCTCGAGCCCCGGGGTGGCGTCCTCGGTTACTCCGAGCACCTGTGCCGCGGCCTGTCGGGTCCCGCCCACACCTGGTCCTCGGCCGACCTGGCCGACCGCATCGGCTTCGTCTTCCAGGACCCCGAGCACCAGTTCGTCGCCCGCACCGTCGCCGCGGAGATGGCGGTCGGCGGGGGAGATCGGGACCGCATCGACCACCTGCTGGACCGGCTGCGCCTGCGGCACCTGGCGGGCGCCAACCCCTTCACTCTCTCGGGCGGGGAGAAACGCCGCCTGTCGGTGGCCACCGCGCTGGTCTCCGCCCCGCAGCTGCTCATCCTCGACGAACCGACCTTCGGCCAGGACGACCAGACCTTCGCGGAGCTCGTCGGCCTGCTGCGCGAGCTGACCGCCGCCGGCACCACGGTCGCCTCGATCACCCACGACGAGACGTTCATCGCCGCCCTCGGCGACCAGGAGGTGCAGATCCGGTGAACCTGATCGCCGGCGTCAACCCCGTCACCCGGATCCTGGCGCTGATTCTGCTGACCACCCCACTGCTGCTGTCGGTCGACCTGGTCTCCGCGACCGTCGCCCTGGCCTTCACCCTGCTGGTCGCGCCCCTGTGCGGGGTCGGCTGGGCCCGACTGCTGCGCCGCGGCTGGCCGGTGCTGCTCGCCGCACCCCTGGCGGCGATCCCCATGGCCCTCTACGGGCGACCCGAGGGGCAGACCCACTTCGAGCTGCTGTTCATCCACGTCACCGACAACTCCCTGTCCCTGGCCACTGCCATCTTCGTCCGCGTGCTCGCCATCGGCCTGCCGGTGATGGTGCTCACCGCGGACATCGACCCCACGGACCTGGGCGACGGCCTGGCCCAGGTGCTCCGGCTGCCCGAGCGCTTCGTCATCGGCGCGGTCGCCGCCGTGCGGCTGGTCTCCCTGTTCCGCGACGACCTGGCCTCCATGCGCCGGGCACGTCGGGCGCGCGGCATCGCCGATCAGGGGCGTATCCGCTACTGGCTCACGCTGGCCTTCGGGCTGCTGGTGCTCGCCCTGCGGCGTGGCTCGAAGCTCGCCACCGCCATGGAGGCCCGCGGATTCGGCCGGGCGGGACGGCGTACGTGGGCGCGGGAGTCGCGGCTGCACGCCATCGACTGGATCGTCATGGCCGTCGCCCTGGCGGCGTCGGGCAGCGCCATCGCCATCGCCGTGGCCACCGGCTCCTTCCGTTTTCTGGGGGTCGCGTGAACAGGGTGACGGTGCTGGTCGACGGCCCGTCCGGGGCCGGCAAGACGACCTTCGCCAAGGCGGTCGCGGCCCGCGTCGGCCTGACGGTGGTCCACCTCGACGACTTCTACCCCGGCTGGTCGGGGCTGGCGGCGGCGTCCCGGATGGTCGTCGAGGATGTGCTCGACCCCGTGCGCCCGGGTTTCCGGCGCTGGGACTGGGAGGCGGACGCCCCCGGTGACTGGGTGGCGCTCGACCCCGCGGAATCGGTGGTGATCGAGGGGGTCGGCGCGGTCACGGAGGCGTCGGTCACCGCGGCCCGGGCCCTCGGCGAGGTGCTCACCGTGCGTCTCGACGCCCCCGCCGACGAGCGCCGGGCCCGGGCCCTGGCCCGCGACCCCGGCTACGCGCCGTGGTGGGGCATGTGGGCCGAGCAGGAGGCCGTGCACTTCGCCGCGCACGGCCATCTCCCCGTCGATTTCGCGCTGGAGTGGTGAGGGATGGGGACCCTGCGCATCGCCGCCGTCGTCCTCCGGGACCGTACCGGCCGGGTGCTGTCCGTGCGGAAGGCGGGCACGGAGGCGTTCATGCTGCCCGGCGGCAAGCTCGAGCCGGGGGAGACCGGGCTGCAGGCCGCCGTCCGCGAGGTCGCCGAGGAGCTCGGCCGGGAACTGGACCCGGAGCGGCTGGGTTTCCTCGGGTGCTTCACCGCCCCGGCGGCCAACGAACCCGGCTTCGGCGTCGAGTGCGACGTGTTCGTCTGGTCCGAGCCCCTCGAGGCGCTGCCCACGGTGCGGGAGGAGATCGCCGAGGCGCGCTGGTTCCCCGCGGATTCCCGGGATCCGGTGCTCGCGCCGTTGAGCCGGGACGTCGTCTTCCCCGCGCTGGAGCGGGGCGACGACGGGGACCGACGGGGACCAACGGGACATATAACAACTGTCTAACGAGTCCGGTGGGGGATTGACCTCTCCTCGATTATCTGCGGCGGCGTACCTAGGCTGGGGCCACGCACCGGATCACAGCGGTGCGTGGGCAGATGATCGACAGATTTCCCGGACGCGAGACGGACGGGGACGTGACGAGAACTCCACTGCCACGGCCCCGGGCCGGTTGCCGCGTCCTGCAACAGCAGAGAGGTGACCAGACATGACGACCGCACGCGAGATCATGACCCCCGGCGCCGAGTGCATCGGTGAGAACGACACCCTGGAGATCGCCGCCCGGAAGATGCGGGAGCTGGACGTCGGCTCCCTGCCCATCTGCGGTGAGGACAACCGGCTCAAGGGGATGCTGACCGACCGCGACATCGTGGTCAAGTGTCTGGCCGACGGCCACGACCCCAAGACCGCCACCGCCGGCTCGCTGGCCGAGGGCAAGCCCGTGACCATCGGTGCGGACGACTCCGTCGACGAGGCACTGCGCACCATGAAGGAACACAAGCTCCGCCGTCTGCCGGTCATCGACGATCACGACCTGGTCGGCATGCTCGCCCAGGCCGACGTGGCCCGCAGCCTCCCCGAGGACCGGGTGGGTGATCTCCTCGAGATCATCTCCGTCTGACGGCGACCGCAGGCCACCACACGCACGAGAAGGAGAGGGACAATGGACATGAACGAGGCCAAGACGACTTTCGACCACGACACCATCCGCAAGTGGGTGGAGGAGCGCGACGGCGTTCCCGCCACTGTCGCCGGTACCGAAAGCGGTGCTGACGAGGCGGGGATCCTCCGCTTCGACTTCCCCGGTGGGGCCGGGGAGGACGAACTCACCCACATCAGCTGGGACGAATGGTTCGAGAAATTCGAGAATGAGAGCCTCGCCCTGCTCTACCAGGACGAGAAGTCCGGCGGCGAGCCGAGCACGTTCTTCAAGATCGTCGGGCGCTGACCACACCACACGTGACAGTCACAGACCCCGCCCGACCGGAGGAACCGGTCGGGCGGGGTCTCGGTCTGACGGTCTGATCCGCGGCCACGTGCAGGGTCAGGAGCAGGGAGCGGCCCGGACCCCTCTACCTGCGCTGCTCCTCGATCTCCGCGTAGTGGTTGAGCAGCTGGAGGCCATGCTTCCCGGCCTCACCCTCGGCGGCCAGGCCCTGGCGCATCGACTCCAGCATCTGCCTCCCGTGCGGGAACGGCGGCAGCAGCGGCACATCCGGATCCGTGAGCACCTCGATGACCACGGGGCGCTCGACGGTGAACGCCTCGTCGAGCACCCGGTCCAGCGCCGCGGCATCGTGCAGCCGCATCCCGTGCAGGCCCAGCTGTTCGGCGTAGGCGGCGAAATCGAAGCGCGGGACCTCCTGGGAGGCGTCGAAACGCGGCTCTGCCTCGGACTCGCGCTGTTCCCAGCTGACCTCAGCGAGGTCCCGGTTGTGGAGGACCAACAGCACGAAGCGCGGGTTGCCCCAGCCGCGCCAGCGCTCGGCCACCGTGATCAGTTCGTTGATGCCCAGCATCTCCATGGCGCCGTCGCCGGCCAGCACCACCATCGGACGGTCGGGCGCCACCTCCTTGGCGGCCACGGCGTACGGCACCGCGCAGCCCATCGAGGCCAGGGTGCTCGACACATGCGCGGGCACCGAGGTCGGCAGGGACATCTGGCGCACGTAGTGGTAGACGGCGCTGCCGACGTCGACGGCCAGCTGCGCGTCCTCGGGCACCCGGGCGGAGAGCCCGCGGGCCACCAGCTCCGGGTTGAGCGGCCGCGCCGGAACCTCCGAGCGCAGGCGGGAGATCTCGTGCCAGATCCTGATCTGCTCCTCGACCTCACGCCGCCACGGCGTGTCCCCGCGTTCAGGCAGGCGTTCCAGCAGCGCCCGGATACCCGGGGCCGCATGGCCGACCAGCCCCACCTCGACGGGATAGCGGTTGCCGATCATGGCGGGATCGACGTCGAGCTGGATGGCACGGGCGGTGCCCGGGACGGGGTAGAACTCCGTCCACGGATCGTCGGAGCCGATGATCAGCAGTGTGTCGCACTCCTGGAGCACGTGCGCCGAGGCAGTGGTGCCCAGGTGCCCCATGGTGCCCGCCACCAACGGGTGGGACTCGTCGACATAGGGCTTGCCCAGCAGACTCATCGTCACGCCCGCGCCCAGGCGCTCGGCCAGGGCGATGAGCTCCTCCTGCGCGTGACGCACTCCCCGGCCGGCCAGGATGCCGATCTTCTCGCCCGCGGCGATCACCTCCGCGGCCGCGTCCAGGTCCTCCCCGCGCGGGATGACCTCACCGGTGGTCCAACGCGGGGAGGTGACGACCTCACCGTGGCTCTGCCCGAGGTCGGGCGCCGGGGCCTGCTGCACATCGTGCGGCAGGATGACCACAGACGGCTGCGAGTTCGCCAGCGCGGAGCGGAACGCCCGGTCGAGCACCATGGGCAGCTGCTCCGGGGCGGCCACGAACTGGATGAACGGCGAGGACACGTCGGCGAAGAGGTGCTGCAGATCGAGCTCCTGCTGGTGGCCCGAGCCCAGGGCCGAGCGGTGCTGCTGGGCCACCAGGGCCACGACCGGCGCATGATCGAGCTTCGCGTCGTAGAGTCCGTTGAGCAGGTGCACCGCGCCGGGCCCCTGCGTGGATGAGACCACGCCGACGCGCTCGCCGTACTTGGCCTCGCCGACAGCCATGAACGCCGCGCCCTCCTCGTGGCGCGCGGAGATGAACTCGGGGGAGCCCCCTGCCCGGCGCAGCGCACCGAGCAGGGGGTTGTTGCCGTCACCGGCGTAACCGTAGACCCGCTCCACTCCCCAGGTGCGGAGCCGGTCGACGATCAGATCGGAGGTCGTGGTCTGCGGGGAATCGGACATGTGCCTTCCTTTCATGAGGGTGGGGCCGGGCACAGCGGGCACGGTGGGGTCAGAGCCGCTTCAGGTCGCCAACCGCGGGCCCCTCGAGCAGCGTGCCGTCGGCGGTGAATCGGGAGCCGTGCAGCGGGCAGTCCCAGGACTCCTCCGCGTCGTTCCAGGCCAATGTTCCACCCAGGTGCGGACAGGTCAGGCTCACCCGGCAGGCCTGACCGTTGACGGTCGCCTCACCGACGGGGCGCAGGCCCTCCCGGCCGACGTTCGCGTCGCTGTCGTCGGTGGTGGAGTCGTCCGGGCCGTCTCCCCGGTCGTCGCCTGCCCCCGTGACCGCCTGCACCAGATTACTCACCTGCGAGGTTGTCGCACCGCTCTGCATCTGCGCGGTGGTCTTCGCCGTGCCCAGGGTGGAGGGGGACCCGAAGGTCACCCGCCCCGGCCGCTCGAGTACGAGGTCGGCCACCTGGTGGGCCGCGGCCGGGGCCGAGGTCATGCCCCACTTGCTGTACCCACCGGCGAAGTGGACCAGTCCCTCGCCCCAGTGGAGGGTCTCCACCATGGGCACCATGCTGACGGGGTGGTAGTCCTGGGCGGACCAGCCGTGGGTGCGGCGCGTGCCGGGGAAGTGCTCGGTGGTCCAGTTCTCGATCTCCGTCAGCCGCTCCACGGTGCTGCGGGATTGACCCGTCCGGTGCCCGTACCCACCGACCAGGAGCTTCGTCTCTTCACCCAGCGTGTGGGTGCGCAGCGAGACGGACGGGGACTCCACCGAGATGAACATCCCGTCGGGCAGGGCGGCGTTCGGGGCGGGATCGAAGGCGCACAGGTAGGAGCGCTGGGGCACCAGCTCCATGGTGGTGGTGCGTTTGTCCAGGATCGGGGTGGCCGTGGCGAGGACGACCCGGTCGGCGGTCAGATCACCGGCCGAGGTACTGATCTCCACCCGGGACGGGGCCTCGCGGGGCAGGACCTCGGTGACGCGGGCCTGCTCCGTGATGGTCGCGCCGGCGTCCGTGACCGCCCGGCACAGCGCGGAAAGCAGGTCGGCGGGGTTGAGCTGGAGCTGCTCCGGCAACTCTACGGCGGCCTGCACGGGGAAGGGGGTGACCAGGTTGTCGTGGAGAACGGTGGGCAGTCCCAGATCGTGGGCCGCTCGGTGCTCGGCCTCGACCTGCTGCACGCCCTTCTCCGTGGCGGCGAAGGTGAAGGCGCTGGTGGTGTGAGTGTCCACACCATGGTCCCGGCAGAACTCGCGCAGCCAGTCCTGGCCGAGCCGGCTGGCACTCAGGTAGTCGGCCGCCAGCTCCTTGTTGTGGGTCCTGGTCAGCGTCGACAGGCGGGTGCCCTGCAGCAGGGTGGTCTTGGCGGTGGTGGCCCCGCTGGCGCCCGCACCCACCTGGCGGGCCTCAAGCACGGCGACGCTGCGGCCGGCCTCGGCGAGCAACAGCGCGGTGATCAGGCCGGTGAACCCGGCGCCGACGACCGCGACGTCGACGTGTGCGCTGGTGGGGAACGGGGAGGTGGGATAGTCCGGGGCGTGGTCATGCCACAGAGACGTGCTCATCAGTTCTCACTCTCCCCGCCCGGGGTTCCCGGCTTCGCCTGCGGGTCCAAGACGACCTTGATGCAGCCGTCCTCCTTCTTCTGGAATTTCTCGTAGGCCTCCGGCCCCTCGCTCAGCGGCACCCGGTGGGTGACGAGGTCGTCGACGCCGAGGGGGTCGGCGGGATCCTCGACCAGGGGCAGGATGTCGTCGATCCAGGCCTTGACGTTGCACTGTCCCATACGCAGCTGAATCTGCTTGTCGAAGAGTGTGAGCATCGGCATCGGGCTGGCCGTTCCGCCGTAGACACCGGACAGGGAGAGCGTGCCGCCGCGGCGGACCAGGTCGATGGAGGAGTGCAGGGCGCCCAGGCGGTCAAGGCCGGCGGTCTTCATCATCTTGCGTCCCACGGCGTCGGGAAGCATGCCGACGGCCTGGTGGGCGACCTTGCCGACCGGGGAGCCGTGGGCCTCCATGCCGACCGCATCGACGACGCCGTCGGGACCGCGGCCCTCGGTGGCGTCGCGGATGGCGTCATTGGTGTCCTCACCGAAGTCGAAGACCTCGACACCGTGGCGGGCGGCCATGGCGCGGCGCTCGGGCACCGGGTCGATGCCGAACACCCGCGCACCCAGGTGGCGGCCGATGCGGGCGGACATCTGGCCGATGGGCCCCAGCCCGAACACCGCCAGCGTGTCGCCTTCGCCGACGTCGGCGTACTTCACGGCCTGCCAGGCGGTGGGCAGCACGTCGCTGAGGAAGAGGTAGCGGTGGTCGGGAAGCTCGTCACCGACCTTGATCGGGTTGAAGTTCGCGTGCGGGACCCGCAGGTACTCCGCCTGCCCACCCGGCACTGAGCCGTAGAGCCGGGAGTAGCCGAACAGGCTGGCTCCGGAGCCGTGTTCCCTGACCTGGGTGGTCTCGCACTGTGTGTACAGGCCGCGCCGACACATCCAGCAGGACCCACAGGCGATGGGGAACGGGATGACCACCCGGTCGCCGACCGAGAGGTTGGAGGCCGAACCGGCCTCGACGACGCGTCCCATCGGCTCGTGGCCGATGATGTCACCTTCGTCCATGAACGGGCCGAGCACCTCGTAGAGGTGAAGGTCCGAGCCGCAGATCGCCGTCGAGGTCACCTCGATGATCGCGTCGTTGTCCTCACGGAGTACCGGGTCAGGTACGGTCTCGACACTCACGTTTCGCTTTCCTTGCCAGGTCAGTGCTTTCACTTCGATCCCTCCTGTACAGGGTGGTCGTCGGGGTGGCGTGGGGCGCAGCGGTTATGAAGTTGTGGTGGTGGAACAGCCGGCGGGAACTCAGCCCCCGGTGGACGGGTCAGCCGTGGCCTGCATCCCGGTGTGCAGGAGCGCCAGGGCTCGGTCCTCGGTCTGGGCGAGGATCTCGGGCGGGTCGCCGGGGAAGTGGTGCAGCTGAGTGCGCATCTCGCCGCGGACGAGGACCGCGAGCCACGTCGTGCCGGGCGGGTTGCCCTCCTGTTCACCGGGACCGCCGCAGCCGGATGCGGCGATCACCGCGTCGGCGGTCATCAGCTCGGCGACGCCCTCGGCCATCGCCTTCACCGCCGACTCGGTGATCACCGGCTGGCCCTCCGGGACCCCGAGGACCTCGTACTTGATCCGGGTCTCGTAACTGACGACGCCCCCGGCGAACCATTCGGAGGAGTCCGGTGCCGCGGACAGCTGGCTGGCGATCTTGCCGCCGGTCAGTGACTCCGCGACCGCCACCGTGAAGCCGTGTTCGCCCGCCAGCGTTGAAATCTCGGCGGCGGTGGCGGCTGCGGCCGCCTCGGCGGCGTCGGAGTGGGGCATGTCGGTCTCGTCCGTTTCTGGTCGTCGCCCGGCGATCCGGCGGGCGCTGCCGCGCCGCCGGATTGCCGGGATGGTCAGGGCGTCGGTTTCGGTGCGGTGCCGGTGGGGCTAGTAGTTGGCCGGGGCATCGCTGCCCGGGAAGGACTCCTCGCCCCACTCGTCGGCCAGTTCCTGCTTGTCCTTCGGGCCCTGCTGGTGCTTCTCGGCGTCCTTGCCGGAGTGGGTGGCGGCGTCCTCGTCGGTCCGCTCCGGATCGGCGTTCTTGTCCTGGTCAGCCATGGTGTTGTCCTTTCTATCGCGGTAACTATCTGCGTGAACGGGGCCGTGTGATCTAATCCCAGAAGATGTGTCGGTCATCACGGAACGCTCGTATACGAGCATACGCATGAATCTCGTCGAATGCCGCGATCTGTCGCCGCGAGGCCTCGATCAGCCCATCGAAGACCTCGGGGTCCAGATTCAGATCCTCCGCGTGCTCGCGGAGGGTCTGCCAACCGCCCAGCTTGCCCTGCACAGCGCCGCGCATCAGCTCGGTCTCCAGCAGCATCGTCATCGGCGAGCGGCTGAGCGCCCGGCCGTTGCCCTTGAGACGGCCGACCCGTTCGCCGGCCCAGGCGACCGCCTGCCGGTAGGGCATCTGCTTCATCCCCAGATCGTGGATCAGCTGCTTCAGGAACGCCTGTTCCGTCCTGACCTCGGCCGCCACGGTCGACAGCTCGGCGTAGACCGGGGTGTCGATGAAATCATTGGCCATCCGGGCGATGCGGTTCGCCCCGGCGGTCGCGCCGGTCAGGTGGTCCGAGAGGTAGAGGTTGAGCAGGTCCTTGGTGAACTCTTCCGGCAGGTCCTCGGGGCCGTCGTCCGGGGACCGCCTGCCGCCTGTGTCGGCGCCGCGGCCGGCGGGCTCACCGGTGCCGGGCACCGGGGCGTCCTGCGGGTCCCGGGGCCGCAGCACCTGCGTGGCCCGGCCACGGCCCTCGATCAGTCCCTCGAGTAGCTCGGACAGCGCCTCGGCGGCGGTGTGCCGGGGCTGCCAGTCGAGTTCCCGTTTCGCCCGGGAGTTGTCCATCATCGGCACCTGCATGCCCATGTCGAGCCAGCCCTCGTCGGCGGGGACCATTCCGGACTTGTGGGCGGCGACCAAACCGGCGCGCACCACGGCCGGGGGCAGTTCGATGACCCGGCCGTGGTCCACGACCTCGGCCAGTTCCTTCGGGCCGAGCAGGTCATCGGCGCAGATGTTGAAGGCGCCCGGCGCCTGCTTGACGACGGCCGCCGCGTACGCACGACCGACGTCGTCCGAGTGGACCGCCTGCACCACCAGCCCCTTGGGCACGGGCATGACCGGCAGTTTGCCCGCACGCAGCGCCTGGACGGGCAGCTGGGTGCCCAGGAAGTAGCGCTGGATCGCGGAGGCGGCATCGGCCTGGAACGTCAGTGCCGGACGGAGTCGGGTGACCGTGATCTCGGGGTGCTCGGCGACCAGCCGGTCGAGCACCCGTTCCTGGTCCGCCTTGTCGATGCTGTAGTGGGAGGGTGCGATGCCCCCGGCGGGCCAGTCCTCATCGCGCAGGGGAGGGGTGCCGCCGGTGCCGCGGGCTTCGTCGGGGGAGTAGACACCGACCGACGAGGCGGCGACGAGATGCGGCACACCGGCGGCGGCCACCGCGGCGGCGACGCGCTCGGTGCCGTCGACGTTGACCCGGCGCAGCAGCTCGCGGTCATCGTTGGGCTGGATGAGCCAGGCCAGGTGGATCACGGCGTCGACGCCGCGGAAGATCTCACCCAGTTCGGTGGCGACGTCCTCGGCGGTGCTGGCGGCGGCGATGTCGACTGTCCGCCAGCGGCAGCCGGAGTAGGGCTCGACGGTGGTGTCGGGCAGACGCCGGGCGACTCCGATGATCTCGGTGACTTCGGGGGTGTCCTTGAGCGCCCGGAGGACCGCGGTACCCGCGTTTCCGGTGGCGCCGATGACTACGACTCGCATGAGGGTCTCCTTCAGCGGTGGTGGGTCGGGGTGGATGATCGGGGATCGGACTGTCGGCCGGGGTGGGACCCGGGGTCGGGGATGGTCTCACCCCCGAAACTACCGTCAAGTAGCTCGGTGGCTTCGGTGCTCCGGTCGGTCACCGTGGTCGGGGCCTCCAGATGGACGGCCCCCGAGGGCAGCACCGCGCCGCCGCCGTGGCGTTCCAGCACCCGCCACTGGGCGAGCACGTCCTCGCCGGCGTGCTCCGGGGGCAGCTCAGACCAGAAGTCGAAGCCCCCGCACTCGATGAGCCGGGCGCGGTCGAAGAGCACGCAGCCGCCCACCCAGGCGACCTTGTAGACGAGGAAATCCTCCCCGCCGAAGTCCTGCCGGTCGGCGATGTGGCAGAGGTTGGCGGCATTGTGCAGCTGCCACCGCTCGTGCGCCGGGCCGGAGTCGGGGATGGGCTCCGGTTCGATCCGCCCCTCCCAGAGTTCGAAGGGGCGCCACTGCGCCGGGCGTTCATCGTCCAGGTAGGACAGGCCCTGCACGGCCGAGCCGATGAAACCACCCCCGTAGCGGGACAACGCCTCGCGCATCCGGGTCAGCGTGCCCGGCTCGAGCCAGACGTCACTGTCGAGGAAGAGCACGAGCGGGGCGTGGCTGCGCTCGAGCAGGAAGTGGCGCTGCTGGGCCAGGCCGCGGCGGGGCAGGTTGCGCTCGCAGCGCACGGGGCGTCCCTGGGCCCGCAGCACCCGGAGCATCGCGGCCACCGAGTGCGTCTCCCAGACCGGTTCATCGGACTGGTCGGCCAGGATGACGCCGAAGTCGACGTCGGTCTGTCCGGCGAGTCCGGCGAGGGTGACCGCCAGCTCCGGGGTGCGCCCGTAGCAGGGGATGAGCACCTCCAGCGGCACCTCAGTGTCGTGCCCCCCGTCCGGGGCGGCCCACCGGGCGGAACTACGCGCGGGCATCGCCACCTCCTTCCCCGTTGAGCGCCCCGTTGAGCGCCGTCCGGCGGCGCATCCGCTCGACCACCGCGGTCGTCGAGTGGTCGGAGACGTAGTCCATGATGCGGACCTGGCCCCCGTGTGCCTCCACGACGGCGGTCTCGGCGAGCATCTCCGGGGTGTAGTCCCCGCCCTTGACGTAGATGTCCGGCTCGAGTTCGGAGATCAGCGGGATCGGGGTGTCGGTGGAAAAGGAGGTCACGTAATCCACGCTGCTCAGCGAGGCCAATACCCCGGCTCGGTCGGACAGCGGGTTGACCGGGCGGTCCGGGCCCTTGAGCCGGCGCACCGAGTCATCGTCATTGACCGCGACGATGAGCACGTCGCCGAGCTGCTTGGCCTTGTTGAGATAGGCGGTGTGGCCGCGGTGGAGCACGTCGAAGCAGCCGTTGGTCAGGATGATCCGCTGCCCCGCCGCGCGGTGCTCGCGTACCCGGGCCAGCAGTTCGTCGGTGGGCACCAGCGCGTCGTGGACGTCGCTGAGGTGGCGTACCAGATCCCCGGTGGAACACAGCGAGGTGCCGAGCCGGTGGACCACGACGTCGGCCGCCGCCTGCGCCAGGTCCACCGCCGCGGGCACCGGCAGGTCCGCGGCCCGGGCCAGCGTCAACGCCGCCACGAAGGTGTCACCCGCGCCTGAGGCCTGTTTCTCGGTCGCCGGATTCGCCCAGGTACGGTGCACCAGGCCCGAGGCATCCACCAGGGCCGTGCCGTCCTTGTCGAGCGTGACGACCACCTGCCCGGCACCGGTGCGCTCCAGCAGATCGACGTGGTG contains the following coding sequences:
- a CDS encoding CinA family protein, whose translation is MPHSDAAEAAAAATAAEISTLAGEHGFTVAVAESLTGGKIASQLSAAPDSSEWFAGGVVSYETRIKYEVLGVPEGQPVITESAVKAMAEGVAELMTADAVIAASGCGGPGEQEGNPPGTTWLAVLVRGEMRTQLHHFPGDPPEILAQTEDRALALLHTGMQATADPSTGG
- a CDS encoding NAD-dependent epimerase/dehydratase family protein translates to MRVVVIGATGNAGTAVLRALKDTPEVTEIIGVARRLPDTTVEPYSGCRWRTVDIAAASTAEDVATELGEIFRGVDAVIHLAWLIQPNDDRELLRRVNVDGTERVAAAVAAAGVPHLVAASSVGVYSPDEARGTGGTPPLRDEDWPAGGIAPSHYSIDKADQERVLDRLVAEHPEITVTRLRPALTFQADAASAIQRYFLGTQLPVQALRAGKLPVMPVPKGLVVQAVHSDDVGRAYAAAVVKQAPGAFNICADDLLGPKELAEVVDHGRVIELPPAVVRAGLVAAHKSGMVPADEGWLDMGMQVPMMDNSRAKRELDWQPRHTAAEALSELLEGLIEGRGRATQVLRPRDPQDAPVPGTGEPAGRGADTGGRRSPDDGPEDLPEEFTKDLLNLYLSDHLTGATAGANRIARMANDFIDTPVYAELSTVAAEVRTEQAFLKQLIHDLGMKQMPYRQAVAWAGERVGRLKGNGRALSRSPMTMLLETELMRGAVQGKLGGWQTLREHAEDLNLDPEVFDGLIEASRRQIAAFDEIHAYARIRAFRDDRHIFWD
- a CDS encoding glycosyltransferase family 2 protein is translated as MPARSSARWAAPDGGHDTEVPLEVLIPCYGRTPELAVTLAGLAGQTDVDFGVILADQSDEPVWETHSVAAMLRVLRAQGRPVRCERNLPRRGLAQQRHFLLERSHAPLVLFLDSDVWLEPGTLTRMREALSRYGGGFIGSAVQGLSYLDDERPAQWRPFELWEGRIEPEPIPDSGPAHERWQLHNAANLCHIADRQDFGGEDFLVYKVAWVGGCVLFDRARLIECGGFDFWSELPPEHAGEDVLAQWRVLERHGGGAVLPSGAVHLEAPTTVTDRSTEATELLDGSFGGETIPDPGSHPGRQSDPRSSTPTHHR
- the rfaE2 gene encoding D-glycero-beta-D-manno-heptose 1-phosphate adenylyltransferase, which produces MTISTKHTSTAGGQPGSRADARPAAVRATTELNPDMPLQLAALAPTVTVIGDVILDTWIYGTSERLAREAPAPVVDRTHEVFAPGGAANTAMNLAALGARVRMVGLTGDDDSGARLRELLTEAGVDTELLLADPAVKTTTKSRVVVDGQVLFRLDTACGEAPDGALARLADAGCAAATDTDAVVVCDYDGAVHRTELATRLGSLAERPLVVVDAHDPRHWAPARPDLVTPNCGEAEAVLEDRLGAGKDRVDAVVRHHVDLLERTGAGQVVVTLDKDGTALVDASGLVHRTWANPATEKQASGAGDTFVAALTLARAADLPVPAAVDLAQAAADVVVHRLGTSLCSTGDLVRHLSDVHDALVPTDELLARVREHRAAGQRIILTNGCFDVLHRGHTAYLNKAKQLGDVLIVAVNDDDSVRRLKGPDRPVNPLSDRAGVLASLSSVDYVTSFSTDTPIPLISELEPDIYVKGGDYTPEMLAETAVVEAHGGQVRIMDYVSDHSTTAVVERMRRRTALNGALNGEGGGDARA